The sequence below is a genomic window from Cicer arietinum cultivar CDC Frontier isolate Library 1 chromosome 6, Cicar.CDCFrontier_v2.0, whole genome shotgun sequence.
TATTTCCAAAGATAGCCATAACACAGCaattgatgaaaaaatacaacataataaaaacacaattacaCCCTTGTTTTCCAAAGAGACCTGCTTCTCCCTGACCTTTTCAACCTCAGACCTgaattattaagaaataatttgagattccaaataactaaataattgcTAGCATCATCCattaaggaagaaaaaaaagcttAATTTCTATTTCTTAACAAACTCTGGTGATAAAAAAGGCATTCATTTAAAAACATAGCAACCACTAAAGCACAGGGAAAAGACTGGAAACAGTAAGTTTCCTCAGTCTATTATCGTACAGAATACATTCTTTGAGATCTACATAGGTGCTGTAATCTGATGAATCTTGTGACCTTACGAACCTAGAAGTTCCAAATCCGGAAGTGTATTCTAGAAGGAAAGGAGATCAAGGGCAGTAAAGTAGTAAAGTAGTAAAGTAGTCACTTAGTTATATGACTGAAGACAGTTTAGCTGAAGTTGTTTATTGTAACATATCAATTGTAATTAGATATATGTCAGTGTAGTACTCAGTCAGAAGAGTTAGTGGTGTTTGTTTTGTACAAATCGTTTTCCTGTTGGAGGGGGAATGCTTCCCTTGGCAGAGTAAAATCAATTTGGTTTTCCATGGGAGATATAAAGTTGGTTTGGTGGCTAAGATGGGGGAGTAAAGGACTCTGAGTGATAAGGtggtgttagaatattagaaaatatcttatagtatattttatattatattagagtatcttgagttatttcctatacttataatatcttttatattatattagagtatcttgagttatttcctatgatcaatttataatcatagagatatcttagaatatctttcattattattatgatttgttcctaatttaggattcagtctatgtttctctataaatagagattagtaatgagtcttttgtaatcaagttagcataaaactattatcaataatattcaaacccttattattttctctcctccttttctctaaaatcccacaacttcaacatggtatctagagcctattttgATCCTCCTTGAACAATACCGCCTATATTCCGCTGCCAAATTCCCAACAGTTAcggaatataatcatagtttctcttttccaacatTCCGACACGTTTCACTCGTTTTCCGTTCAGTTCACTACTGCCACTATTTCCGGCGAACAGCTTCGTCATCTCCAGATTAGGTCATGCTCAAAAGTGTGTCGCCAAAAGCAGTCACATGCGCTCTCACACGTCGTCGTCTCCACAACGTGTGATGGCACGTTGTGGCGCCTCTCAGTTGTTGCTTGGTCGGTCAATTGCGCCTCAACCTCGCTGTTTCGAATTTGCCCTCATATTCTAGTTTCGGGCTACGGTTACACCTACTACCTTCAAGATCTGCCGTCTACTGCTGCCTTTCATCTGCAAACGCTGCTGGAAAAGTTCTCCGACACAACCACTTCCATTGTGTGCGAAATCTCCCAATCTACACAACCCAGATTTTTTATGCCAAAAGTTGCTCCACGCGCGCTCATGTGCCTTCAAGATCCTCCGTGTTCATTCCACGCGCCGCCGTCAACAACTTCGAGCTTAGGTGCGTCTGTCCGCCTTCCGGCACAATGTTTTAGTCGTCTAGATTGGATTTTTCTTCCTGTTTCCATATCTGCCCTTACTTTCTAATTTTGATCAACGaaaatatgtgttattattCAAACAGTCGTTATCTCTCCTGTTTTGGACGCATTTTCTTACTTCATTGATAGATCATGGTTTCATTTTATTAGAGTCGCGCTGCTTCTTCTTctgtgtttgtcatgcaatttagttcttactaatagattataacAGTGGTTTCTATTCCCACCGACGATCATTCTAGTGGTGCCATTTTCCCAtagatgaatcatattagtgatgacttcttCTTCCGTTGATGGTTATTCTGACagtgtcttttattttcatgactcactTTATCTTGGCAATTTGTCCCCGATGCACTGTCCCCATCTTTGTCCCTGATGTACTGGTCTTACCTTTCTCTCCCTGAAGCATGTCGCTCTCTCCTTGAAGAATATTccagtttaaatattttgaatctcTGATATTATTAGTTtgagcttccaaatgcagtttttttaaaagaacaGACCTTGCTTTATTCAATTGCTtgtcatgaatttctctcatgcTGATAATCATTCcagctatctggctaggctatatttatagcaattctcacCGACTTCACCTGCATCCCTGATTTGCTTTTCCatccttttttattattttaaagagcAAAACATTATGTTCTTGTACCAAGCTAAAGTTTAGTAAGCTTtaacttgagggggagtgttagaatattagaaaatatcttataatatattttatattatattagagtattttgagttatttcctatatcttataatatcttttatattatattaaagtatcttgagttatttcctatgatcaatttataatcatagagatatcttataatatctctcattattaatataatttgttcctgatttaggattcaGTCTATAttactctataaatagagattagtattgagttttttgtaatcaagttagcataaagctattatcaataatattcaaacccttatccGGCAGAAAAACTTTAGTTTGCATTTCTGAGTATGGAAGGAGCAGCAATACAATAGTCTTGATTTTTCTGCCAAAAGAATTTGGGTACATGTATGTAACATGTAATAATAATCAATGATTTTAACATCTAAACATAAGTACACTGAAGGGATAAGCagtcataaaatttaaaaatcctACATTgtctgtgaatcacaaaattgAAAGTTGTAATTCTACTCAGATTATTTTAGCACTTAAAAGTTACATAAACTtcttaaattttagtttctataactTATAAAATCGATGCATCAGTTTCTAAATAATTCTTTCCCATccttaaaattgaaaatctGGTTTAGTAGCTGAGGCTCGGCATCAAACCCAAGAGATGCCCAGTTTGAAAACTTCCTTCATTACTTAATTGTAAAGTTAATGATAATGACAGGGTGTGAATAGGCTTCCATGTTTTCAataaaagttcatttgtggcaGATCTGGCTGGTTTATTCTGATTCTTAGCTTTTGTCAGTAGTTCACTAGTTTTTTGACAGACTGACCGGTCTGGTCTAGGTCTAGGTATGGCAATGAGATGGGATGGGTTTTCGCCTACCCCGCCTTCCACTCCCCACAAAAAATCTGCCCCCACCACCGACACTGGTCTGGCCATAGAACCGTGAAAGAAACACCAAGACAGGGAGATACACAGATATTACTCAACTATTTTAAAGGTCTTTGCATTTTacactaattattaaatcgAAATTAGTTCCTGAGTTCATATGGTGAGAAAAAATGCAAAACTTGTATCGAAAATTCCCACCTCAAAACAGCATTGTCCCAGAGTAGATGATCTAACTGCAATGAAGCTTGAGACTTCCAAGAATTGAGATCGCTAGCATCTTTTGCCTGCATAAGCAACAAATCATTTCCAAAATGAATAGATAGGATAgtaatgaattttattaaatacgAACAAATATTGTCAACAATATCCGTGATAGAATTAACATACTATAACATCCTGCTGGTCAATGAGATTCTTAATGTCTTCTTTGATCTTCTGTAGAAGTATATCTTTTTCTCCTATGTCTTTGCTGTACTCTTTGAAAATATTGACATATCTAGAGTTTAAGTCTTCCAAATACCGctccaaaacaaataaatttaagtcTAGAGAACGAACTTTCTGCATTAGAATCTTCAGAACAGTATCCCCAGGCATCCTGCCAACTTGTTGACGGATTTCTTCAATTGGATCAGGAACACTATTACTTTTTACCGTCTCATGATTGGCAGAAGTGATTTCGGAAGAAGGGTCCGAATTGACTCCCCCAACAGTATTTTGATGAACATGTTCACTCTCAGCCGGATCAGGATGGGGAAATACTGTCTTCTTATCATCATTAACTTCTCCAGATGTAAATAGATTGTCCTGAGTATTTATCAAATCCTCCAGCATTCTCTCAACGGCATCCACACCATAAAGTTCAACAACACTTAGAGTGCAATAAAATTCTGAACCATAGTGGCTTTGAAGATTCAACTTTAGGTATCTCACCCATTTTGGTTCTTTAAGAACAAACCTTTGAGCATGCCTCACATTTGAGGCAGTAAAATTCCCAAGGAAAACCCAAACATCTGTTGGAAAGCTCAGACTTCCATGGATTTCAAAGTCTTTCAAATTGGAAGAGTGGTGCTCAAAATTAGCGATTTCTATAGTATCAACTAAGGTTTCTTCGGAAAGTTCTATAATGACAAATTTCTCCTCCACAGAACAAGGATTTCGAAGATACTTGTCTTTGTCCCTGCTTAAGATATTAGAGGCCCCTTTGGCTTCTTTATTAGAACCTAAAACTTTGGCTCCCTTTGATGCCGAAGCATAATTGTATTCAGCACCACCAGGCTCCAATCTATGTATTACGCTTCCAGATTGACCAGTGCCAGACTTAACTTTAGAACTGATTGCCGTGCTCTTGAATTCATCAAGACCAAGAGGCACAGTCCAAGGTAAGCGATCAGATTTTTGAGTATCATTCTCAAGTTTGTTGGCAGATTCACAACTCTCAACTAAATGCTCTTCTCTATTGGAAGAATCAGTATTTTCTTTATTGCAATCACCAGGTACTGCATAATCATCACTTTCTCTACTAGTGAGTGACTCACCAACAAAACCATTAGCCTCATAACCTCCACCTTTAGAGTATAATAAAGCCTCGGACGGGACGCAAGCATCagtttctttaataaaatatttagcaGGATCAGAGATTTTACAAAATCCCTGGTTAACTTCATTCCATTTTGATAATCCTACTGAAATCTCTTCAGATCCATCTACATACAAAGATAATAAACTGACAAATAAGATTATGAGATCTGCATCTGCAAcgaagtaaaaatatattttcattttacaagAGCAAGATTGATAGAGCAGAGTAGATATATTAATAGTGAATGGAatagtatttaattaaaatggaaatatgAGACTGATTACAATGAGAAAAACAGAGCAAAAGCTCCTCAGTGGAGAGAAAAACTATTCTCTCACTGTCTAACCGCTAAGGTAATAAAAACTGATGATTGCATGATTTTCCCCCACTGCCCATGATCCCCTATTATCAGAAGAAAATACTAATTGCTTTCCACGTGGCCACTACTCCTTCCACTCCTTCTCTTTCTACTTCTTCCTTTCATACACTCTCCAAACTTTAGGCTTAGCGTGGTTCACACCCACCAGCACATCACCCTCACTTGGGTTGGGCTTGGGTAACATCCTATCAAATATCATATAGAGTCTATCTAAAAAGGGAGGCACGGTGCATGGAGCTCCCACCAGATATGGTATCGAGAAGAGAGGGTAGATGTATACAACCTTACCTCCGCTCCGCAAGAAGAGAGGCTGTTTCTAGAATTTCAACTTGTGACCTCAAGGTCAGAAGACAACACTCTTACCGTTGTGCTAAGGCTCGGGCTCATATGCAAGTTGTTGAatgagagaaaatgagagatatatggtgaaaccgtgtgtctgaactacacaacaGAGTcggttttatataggctcaagacaataaatacaaaaataaatataggaGATACCATTTATATTTACATGGTATGATATGATATGCAATAAATACAAAGATCATAAGTCTATTTATTTTCAACAcaagtctatttatttattttaagaaaagtcTTCCCCAAATGACATGTGTGAAATTTCGCACTTCAATTTCCTATCCTTCATTTTCCCACACCCATGCAATGCAATCTTGTACGAGATCTTTACTAGTTCATTATAAATTATCCatccaaattcatcaaaacCACTTAAGTtatcaataacaaaatatatgtaCAATAGATACATCATACATTACAATGAATGATATACAAGTTAATATcatttgagagaaacaaaagACTAGTCCCATAAAGTATGGCAAATCGCAGTCCAAATCTCCATCATAAGAAGTTCCCACATCAAGCGGCTTGTTTAGAGCTACAGATGAGTTAAATTTTGGTATCCTAAGACGGTTTTACCATGGAATTATTGAAGCTACAAAATGTAGCTTTTGATTTAACATCGGTCCAACATGAAGACAAACAGACACTAAACATGAAGACGAACAATAAATTTGATCGTAAAAATAACCTCTCCTCTGCAATCTAAAGCTACAAAACCTAATTTCAAGTTAGAATCAATTCTAGatgcaaaatcaatttcaatgaACATGAATCAA
It includes:
- the LOC101491550 gene encoding SUN domain-containing protein 4-like isoform X1 codes for the protein MQRSRKALLERRASSIKTSSSVNNNHFYEVSLVFVLWGLLFLFSLWISYTDADLIILFVSLLSLYVDGSEEISVGLSKWNEVNQGFCKISDPAKYFIKETDACVPSEALLYSKGGGYEANGFVGESLTSRESDDYAVPGDCNKENTDSSNREEHLVESCESANKLENDTQKSDRLPWTVPLGLDEFKSTAISSKVKSGTGQSGSVIHRLEPGGAEYNYASASKGAKVLGSNKEAKGASNILSRDKDKYLRNPCSVEEKFVIIELSEETLVDTIEIANFEHHSSNLKDFEIHGSLSFPTDVWVFLGNFTASNVRHAQRFVLKEPKWVRYLKLNLQSHYGSEFYCTLSVVELYGVDAVERMLEDLINTQDNLFTSGEVNDDKKTVFPHPDPAESEHVHQNTVGGVNSDPSSEITSANHETVKSNSVPDPIEEIRQQVGRMPGDTVLKILMQKVRSLDLNLFVLERYLEDLNSRYVNIFKEYSKDIGEKDILLQKIKEDIKNLIDQQDVIAKDASDLNSWKSQASLQLDHLLWDNAVLRSEVEKVREKQVSLENKGVIVFLLCCIFSSIAVLWLSLEIAKNVCRALISVDRTVYSRNFCVCSSSWFLLLLSCIIIIFILSL
- the LOC101491550 gene encoding SUN domain-containing protein 3-like isoform X3, with product MDQLHSLLSLYVDGSEEISVGLSKWNEVNQGFCKISDPAKYFIKETDACVPSEALLYSKGGGYEANGFVGESLTSRESDDYAVPGDCNKENTDSSNREEHLVESCESANKLENDTQKSDRLPWTVPLGLDEFKSTAISSKVKSGTGQSGSVIHRLEPGGAEYNYASASKGAKVLGSNKEAKGASNILSRDKDKYLRNPCSVEEKFVIIELSEETLVDTIEIANFEHHSSNLKDFEIHGSLSFPTDVWVFLGNFTASNVRHAQRFVLKEPKWVRYLKLNLQSHYGSEFYCTLSVVELYGVDAVERMLEDLINTQDNLFTSGEVNDDKKTVFPHPDPAESEHVHQNTVGGVNSDPSSEITSANHETVKSNSVPDPIEEIRQQVGRMPGDTVLKILMQKVRSLDLNLFVLERYLEDLNSRYVNIFKEYSKDIGEKDILLQKIKEDIKNLIDQQDVIAKDASDLNSWKSQASLQLDHLLWDNAVLRSEVEKVREKQVSLENKGVIVFLLCCIFSSIAVLWLSLEIAKNVCRALISVDRTVYSRNFCVCSSSWFLLLLSCIIIIFILSL
- the LOC101491550 gene encoding SUN domain-containing protein 4-like isoform X2, with protein sequence MQRSRKALLERRASSIKTSSSVNNNHFYEVSLVFVLWGLLFLFSLWISYTDGSEEISVGLSKWNEVNQGFCKISDPAKYFIKETDACVPSEALLYSKGGGYEANGFVGESLTSRESDDYAVPGDCNKENTDSSNREEHLVESCESANKLENDTQKSDRLPWTVPLGLDEFKSTAISSKVKSGTGQSGSVIHRLEPGGAEYNYASASKGAKVLGSNKEAKGASNILSRDKDKYLRNPCSVEEKFVIIELSEETLVDTIEIANFEHHSSNLKDFEIHGSLSFPTDVWVFLGNFTASNVRHAQRFVLKEPKWVRYLKLNLQSHYGSEFYCTLSVVELYGVDAVERMLEDLINTQDNLFTSGEVNDDKKTVFPHPDPAESEHVHQNTVGGVNSDPSSEITSANHETVKSNSVPDPIEEIRQQVGRMPGDTVLKILMQKVRSLDLNLFVLERYLEDLNSRYVNIFKEYSKDIGEKDILLQKIKEDIKNLIDQQDVIAKDASDLNSWKSQASLQLDHLLWDNAVLRSEVEKVREKQVSLENKGVIVFLLCCIFSSIAVLWLSLEIAKNVCRALISVDRTVYSRNFCVCSSSWFLLLLSCIIIIFILSL